A section of the Lathamus discolor isolate bLatDis1 chromosome 6, bLatDis1.hap1, whole genome shotgun sequence genome encodes:
- the BDNF gene encoding brain-derived neurotrophic factor encodes MTILFLTMVISYFSCMKAAPMKEASVRGQGSLAYPGLRTHGTLESLNGPSAGSRGLTSLADTFEHVIEELLDEDQDIQPSEENKDADLYTSRVMLSSQVPLEPPLLFLLEEYKNYLDAANMSMRVRRHSDPARRGELSVCDSTSEWVTAAEKKTAVDMSGATVTVLEKVPVPKGQLKQYFYETKCNPKGYTKEGCRGIDKRHWNSQCRTTQSYVRALTMDNKKRVGWRFIRIDTSCVCTLTIKRGR; translated from the coding sequence ATGACCATCCTTTTCCTTACTATGGTTATCTCATACTTCAGTTGCATGAAAGCTGCCCCAATGAAAGAAGCTAGTGTAAGAGGACAAGGCAGCTTGGCTTACCCAGGTCTTCGGACCCACGGGACTCTTGAGAGCCTAAATGGGCCTAGTGCTGGTTCAAGAGGACTGACGTCGCTGGCGGACACTTTTGAACATGTCATAGAGGAGCTTCTAGATGAGGACCAGGACATCCAGCCCAGCGAGGAAAACAAGGATGCAGACTTGTACACATCCCGAGTCATGCTAAGCAGTCAAGTGCCTTTGGAACCCCCACTGCTCTTTCTGCTTGAGGAGTACAAAAACTACTTGGATGCTGCAAACATGTCCATGAGGGTCCGGCGCCACTCTGACCCAGCTCGCCGCGGGGAACTGAGCGTCTGCGACAGCACGAGCGAGTGGGTGACAGCGGCGGAGAAAAAGACTGCAGTGGACATGTCCGGGGCGACTGTCACCGTCCTGGAGAAAGTCCCAGTACCCAAAGGCCAACTGAAGCAATACTTCTATGAGACCAAATGCAACCCCAAGGGGTACACAAaggagggctgcaggggcaTAGACAAGAGGCACTGGAACTCCCAGTGCCGAACTACCCAGTCTTACGTGAGAGCTCTCACCATGGATAATAAAAAGAGAGTTGGCTGGCGCTTTATAAGGATAGACACTTCCTGTGTATGTACATTAACCATTAAAAGAGGAAGATAG